The following are encoded together in the Acidicapsa ligni genome:
- a CDS encoding helix-turn-helix domain-containing protein — MAISICVRLGKRIKDLRRKKGWRQIDLAEHSGIGKNHISTIERGERELGLMSLEAIAGALEIKPSDLLKGIED, encoded by the coding sequence ATGGCAATCAGTATTTGTGTCCGGCTGGGTAAAAGAATCAAAGATTTGAGAAGAAAGAAAGGCTGGAGACAAATCGACCTTGCCGAACATTCAGGGATTGGAAAGAATCACATTAGTACAATAGAGCGAGGGGAACGGGAACTAGGTTTAATGAGTTTAGAGGCAATAGCTGGGGCGCTTGAGATCAAACCGTCTGATTTGCTTAAAGGCATAGAGGATTAA
- a CDS encoding carbohydrate kinase family protein yields the protein MYRILGIGELLWDMLPEGPQLGGAPANYTVMAGRLGDQAAILSRIGHDELGLRALEILEPFPVDCSQLQVDSAQPTGRVTVELNDGQPSYTIHEPVAWDSFELTEQWQATVAQADAVCFGSLAQRNERSRETIHALVQATRPECLRIFDVNLRAPFYTAEILRESLKLASVVKMNDAEVPMVLGLLELDTAGPFREKAKALLGEFSNLTLAAITCGGEGSMLVSPTECQRHPGVNVRVVDTIGAGDAFTAAMTHYLLRGAPLAVLNEAGNRWGSFVASQSGAMPEIPEEILHRITKEIEG from the coding sequence ATGTATCGGATTCTAGGTATTGGCGAGTTGCTGTGGGATATGTTGCCGGAAGGGCCTCAGCTTGGAGGCGCGCCTGCAAATTACACCGTCATGGCTGGCAGACTGGGCGACCAGGCCGCGATCCTTAGCCGCATTGGGCATGATGAGCTGGGACTGCGTGCGCTTGAGATTCTGGAGCCTTTTCCAGTAGATTGCTCGCAGTTGCAGGTGGACTCCGCACAGCCGACGGGGCGGGTCACTGTTGAGTTGAACGATGGGCAGCCGAGTTACACGATTCATGAGCCGGTGGCATGGGATTCATTTGAGCTTACCGAGCAATGGCAGGCCACCGTGGCCCAGGCAGATGCGGTTTGCTTTGGATCGCTGGCGCAGCGGAACGAGCGGTCGCGCGAGACGATCCACGCACTGGTGCAGGCGACTCGTCCGGAGTGTTTGCGGATTTTTGATGTGAATCTGCGGGCACCGTTTTACACGGCGGAGATTTTGCGGGAGTCGTTGAAGCTGGCCTCTGTGGTGAAGATGAATGATGCGGAAGTACCCATGGTGCTGGGATTGCTGGAGCTGGATACGGCAGGGCCATTCCGTGAAAAGGCAAAGGCATTGCTTGGGGAGTTTTCTAACCTGACGCTGGCTGCGATCACCTGCGGAGGCGAGGGAAGTATGCTAGTGAGCCCGACGGAATGCCAGCGCCACCCTGGCGTGAATGTTCGCGTAGTCGACACGATTGGCGCGGGCGACGCGTTTACTGCGGCGATGACGCATTACCTGCTGCGCGGTGCTCCGCTGGCTGTGCTGAACGAAGCGGGAAATCGCTGGGGAAGCTTTGTGGCTTCGCAATCGGGAGCAATGCCGGAGATTCCTGAGGAGATCCTGCATCGAATTACGAAGGAAATCGAGGGCTGA
- a CDS encoding metallophosphoesterase family protein: MSQNFSTGQGNGGRRSHVAPQGSQGFTVQAKSDSLPSYPFQPLPTPAGPAPYRFDLSQLLTADQVAQIENTGSMVVHTVGDTGDYRGQQQDFVAAMMTADSEALPADKKPAFFYHLGDVIYFAGDIDKYGDNFYATYQDYPGFIVSIPGNHDCQPDDPQDGPVDPTKKPLDGWVQNFMSTDPTLPGSLKTGASRTQMDLPNVYWTFTTPFATIIGLFSNVGETQGEIHQDQIDWFQGELTAAATDRPLIVTVHHPPFSGDTEHSGSTAVYKVLFDAFAATKRYPDLILSGHVHNYQRFTYEVTGPTGALQIPCIVAGAGGYTNLGKLQKVKGAYPTTPLTLDNGLTLEKYDQGNFGFLRLELTKSQIMGSYISAPYVAGATGAGTLVESFVVDLATHTVKSA; this comes from the coding sequence ATGTCGCAAAATTTCAGTACTGGACAGGGCAACGGTGGACGGCGCTCGCATGTGGCGCCGCAGGGAAGCCAGGGATTCACAGTACAGGCCAAGTCGGATTCGTTGCCGAGCTATCCGTTTCAGCCGCTGCCTACGCCAGCGGGGCCAGCTCCTTATCGGTTCGACCTGTCGCAGCTTTTGACAGCGGACCAGGTTGCGCAAATCGAGAATACAGGCTCGATGGTGGTGCATACAGTTGGGGACACGGGCGATTATCGCGGCCAGCAGCAGGACTTTGTCGCGGCGATGATGACTGCCGATAGTGAAGCGTTGCCGGCGGATAAGAAGCCTGCGTTCTTCTATCATCTGGGCGATGTTATTTACTTTGCCGGAGATATCGATAAGTATGGCGATAACTTCTATGCCACGTATCAGGACTATCCTGGATTTATCGTTTCCATCCCTGGAAATCATGATTGCCAGCCGGATGATCCACAGGATGGGCCGGTGGATCCCACCAAGAAACCGTTGGATGGGTGGGTACAGAACTTCATGTCCACCGACCCGACGCTGCCCGGTTCACTGAAGACTGGCGCGTCGCGAACGCAGATGGATTTGCCCAATGTTTATTGGACGTTTACGACTCCCTTTGCGACGATCATCGGACTGTTTTCAAATGTTGGAGAGACGCAGGGAGAGATTCACCAGGATCAGATCGACTGGTTTCAAGGCGAGTTGACTGCTGCTGCGACAGATCGGCCACTGATCGTTACGGTGCATCATCCGCCGTTTTCGGGAGATACGGAGCACTCGGGAAGCACGGCTGTTTACAAGGTATTGTTCGATGCTTTCGCGGCCACAAAACGGTATCCGGATTTGATCCTGTCCGGGCATGTGCATAACTATCAAAGGTTCACTTATGAGGTAACCGGGCCGACGGGTGCGTTGCAGATTCCCTGCATCGTGGCTGGTGCGGGCGGGTACACAAATCTCGGGAAATTGCAGAAGGTGAAGGGTGCATATCCCACAACGCCCCTGACGCTGGATAACGGACTGACACTGGAGAAATACGACCAGGGCAACTTTGGATTTCTGCGGCTGGAGCTCACCAAAAGCCAGATTATGGGAAGCTATATCTCGGCTCCCTACGTGGCTGGCGCGACAGGTGCAGGGACGCTGGTGGAAAGCTTCGTAGTGGATCTTGCCACGCACACGGTGAAGTCCGCGTAG
- a CDS encoding aldo/keto reductase: protein METRIFGNSGIQSARIGLGCMGMSDFYAPGDTAAAIATIHRALDLGTNFLDTADIYGVGRNEELVGQAIAGRRDEVFLATKFGNVRSATGEFLGMNSKPDYVRSACEASLKRLNVEVIDLYYQHRVDPNTPIEDTVGAMAELIQEGKVRFLGLSEAAPNTIRRAHAVHPITALQTEYSLWSRDPEAEILPVTRELGIAFVPYSPLGRGFLTGQIRTIDDLEPGDWRRLNPRFQGESFQKNLELVAHIEKLAASKGCKPSQLALAWLLAQGEDIFPIPGTKRISYLEENIGALTVELSADDLAEIDRILPPDSADGLRYPEAAMRSING, encoded by the coding sequence ATGGAAACCCGCATTTTTGGAAACTCTGGGATTCAATCCGCCCGCATCGGCCTCGGCTGTATGGGCATGTCTGATTTTTACGCTCCCGGCGATACGGCTGCGGCCATCGCCACAATTCATCGCGCACTCGACCTCGGCACCAATTTCCTCGATACCGCCGATATCTACGGCGTAGGCCGCAATGAAGAACTCGTCGGCCAGGCAATCGCAGGCCGCCGCGATGAAGTCTTCCTCGCCACCAAGTTCGGTAACGTACGATCTGCCACCGGCGAGTTCCTTGGCATGAACAGCAAACCCGACTACGTCCGATCCGCCTGCGAAGCCAGCCTGAAGCGCCTCAACGTTGAGGTAATCGATCTCTATTACCAACACCGCGTCGATCCCAACACACCTATCGAAGACACCGTCGGCGCCATGGCTGAGTTGATCCAGGAGGGCAAGGTTCGCTTTCTTGGCCTATCGGAAGCCGCACCCAACACGATCCGTCGCGCCCACGCAGTTCATCCCATTACAGCTCTCCAGACGGAATACTCGCTCTGGTCTCGTGATCCGGAAGCGGAGATTCTTCCCGTTACCCGCGAGCTGGGCATCGCCTTCGTTCCCTATAGCCCGCTGGGCCGCGGCTTTCTCACTGGGCAAATTCGCACCATCGACGATCTCGAACCAGGCGACTGGCGACGGCTCAACCCGCGCTTCCAGGGCGAGAGCTTCCAAAAGAATCTGGAATTAGTGGCCCATATCGAGAAGCTGGCCGCGAGCAAAGGCTGCAAGCCCTCGCAACTCGCGCTTGCATGGCTGCTGGCCCAGGGTGAGGACATATTCCCGATCCCCGGCACCAAGCGCATTTCGTACCTGGAAGAAAACATCGGCGCATTGACAGTGGAGTTATCCGCAGACGACCTCGCGGAGATCGACCGCATCCTTCCGCCTGACTCCGCCGACGGCCTGCGCTACCCGGAAGCGGCTATGCGTTCCATCAACGGCTAA
- a CDS encoding lmo0937 family membrane protein produces the protein MLWTIFVILLILWLLGFSLHIAGGLIHIILVVAVIVLIYNLITGRRAV, from the coding sequence ATGCTTTGGACAATCTTTGTAATTCTGCTCATCTTGTGGCTGTTGGGCTTTTCCCTGCACATCGCCGGTGGACTCATCCACATCATCCTTGTTGTTGCGGTGATCGTGTTGATCTACAACCTCATTACTGGCCGACGAGCCGTCTAG
- a CDS encoding c-type cytochrome, whose product MMKNHSLALVFSSATLMLLLAINPSRAFAGTKPNEQAGAVLFRDKGCAYCHGSTGQGTTRGPSLANIRKTWKAPKIAEQIEKGGQKMPPFGDAVSNVELTQLVAYLRAKHRPVAPPVAPSEVPPAAPAQ is encoded by the coding sequence ATGATGAAGAACCACTCACTCGCCCTTGTCTTCTCTTCCGCAACACTCATGCTTTTACTGGCCATCAACCCATCGCGGGCTTTCGCCGGTACAAAGCCGAACGAGCAGGCAGGAGCCGTTCTCTTCCGCGACAAAGGTTGCGCCTACTGCCACGGCAGCACCGGACAAGGCACCACCAGGGGTCCATCATTAGCCAACATCCGCAAAACCTGGAAAGCCCCCAAGATCGCGGAACAAATCGAAAAGGGCGGCCAAAAGATGCCTCCCTTTGGAGACGCAGTAAGCAACGTTGAATTAACCCAGTTGGTCGCCTACCTGCGCGCTAAACATCGTCCCGTTGCACCGCCTGTTGCGCCCTCTGAAGTACCGCCCGCAGCGCCCGCACAGTGA
- a CDS encoding tetratricopeptide repeat protein, protein MFRNPSISRSKRFRHLSYRLPISARWLSLATVILAAAILMFTSGILVPSVHAGSGQAAQQQTSPQQPAPADEEGTFGPTPGSAPGAASGAAGTTPTVAPWMTVPPSEYHKHVASRYNYAFGKDTPFLPSNATSYNGDFMSPKSFLTAQYCGHCHQESYHQWRQSAHSNSFRAPWYLKNVNMLIEQKGVQYSRHCEGCHNPVALLSGDLSQGMPRKRPFEDEGITCSTCHSITSTTTMGTGSYVMGVPAVLVDESGAPITRPVADSEILAHLDRHSKAVMRPLLHTSEFCAACHKAAIPRTLDDYKWLRAFSVYDEWQAASFTRQSPLPFYRKDVVSTCQTCHMVKEPLAANASDYGAKEGKLVSHRWLGANTLIPQYYKFDEQAAKTEAFLKNGVFSVDIFALEKENAAATSNDSVLIAPLGLTNFSLAAGEALTADVVIQNKGIAHSHVPEQRDMYESWVNFTVKDGSGKTISESGFLRPDGEIDPSAHSFTNRIINNKGEFNDLHQIWFNRVLAYNNTIQSGRSQLVRYRFRIPKDLTGQFNITATVKYRRFDQHFIDYAMKQKHYPEPVIDMAGQTRTFNLGENGIVKPGVDENKEWMRWNNYGIALLDAQQYAASVHAFEHVAALRPDYADAFTNMAVVEILWEKYDDARPNLAKALALLPDDPRALYYRALVERNGGQVNEAINDLEAVLVKYPRSKDALRELGFSYYQQHKYPKARDIYEQLQRIDPDDLAAHYNLAILYRRLGEKEKASFEAARFADQKDDPTASVYALEFLRKHPEVASESVVWHAHDLTGDPITKPAKIDYTYIPGGG, encoded by the coding sequence ATGTTCCGCAATCCATCTATTTCACGGTCAAAGCGCTTCAGGCATCTTTCATATCGCCTTCCCATCTCTGCACGTTGGCTTTCCCTCGCCACTGTCATTCTTGCCGCCGCCATTCTCATGTTTACTTCAGGGATACTCGTCCCATCTGTCCACGCGGGTAGCGGTCAGGCAGCACAGCAACAGACTTCTCCCCAGCAGCCCGCACCAGCCGATGAAGAAGGCACATTCGGCCCCACTCCCGGCTCAGCACCGGGCGCGGCGTCAGGCGCAGCCGGTACGACTCCAACGGTCGCCCCGTGGATGACCGTGCCGCCTAGCGAATATCACAAACACGTCGCCTCCAGATACAACTACGCCTTCGGCAAAGACACGCCCTTTCTGCCCTCGAACGCGACCTCCTACAACGGCGATTTCATGAGCCCCAAGAGCTTCCTGACCGCGCAGTACTGCGGCCACTGCCATCAGGAGAGCTATCACCAATGGCGTCAGTCGGCTCATTCCAATAGCTTCCGCGCTCCCTGGTATCTCAAAAACGTAAACATGCTTATTGAGCAGAAGGGCGTGCAGTACTCGCGCCACTGCGAGGGTTGCCACAACCCGGTAGCTCTGCTCTCCGGGGATCTCTCCCAGGGCATGCCGCGCAAACGCCCCTTCGAGGACGAAGGCATCACCTGCTCCACATGCCACTCCATCACATCGACAACCACCATGGGCACTGGCAGCTATGTGATGGGAGTGCCGGCTGTGCTTGTCGACGAGAGCGGCGCGCCGATCACGCGGCCGGTTGCGGACAGCGAAATCCTTGCCCACCTCGATCGCCATTCCAAGGCGGTCATGCGCCCCTTGCTCCATACCTCTGAATTTTGCGCCGCCTGCCACAAGGCTGCTATCCCCCGCACTCTCGACGATTACAAGTGGCTCCGGGCCTTCAGCGTTTACGACGAATGGCAGGCCGCCAGCTTCACCAGGCAATCGCCGCTTCCCTTCTATCGCAAAGATGTCGTCTCCACATGCCAGACCTGCCACATGGTCAAGGAGCCGCTGGCCGCCAACGCCTCCGATTACGGAGCGAAAGAGGGCAAGCTGGTCAGCCATCGCTGGCTCGGGGCAAACACGCTCATCCCGCAGTACTACAAGTTCGATGAGCAGGCCGCGAAGACTGAGGCTTTCCTCAAGAATGGCGTCTTCAGCGTCGACATTTTCGCACTCGAAAAAGAGAACGCTGCCGCCACCTCTAACGACTCTGTCCTCATCGCTCCTCTTGGCCTCACCAATTTCTCCCTGGCCGCCGGGGAAGCGCTCACCGCCGATGTCGTCATCCAGAACAAGGGCATCGCGCACTCCCATGTTCCGGAGCAGCGCGATATGTACGAGTCCTGGGTGAACTTCACCGTCAAGGATGGCAGCGGCAAGACCATCAGTGAAAGCGGCTTCCTGCGCCCCGATGGGGAGATCGACCCCAGCGCTCATTCCTTCACCAACCGCATCATCAACAACAAGGGTGAATTCAACGATCTTCATCAGATCTGGTTCAATCGCGTACTGGCCTATAACAACACCATCCAGTCAGGCCGCAGCCAGCTCGTGCGATACCGCTTCCGCATTCCTAAAGATCTGACTGGCCAATTCAACATCACCGCTACCGTCAAGTACCGGCGCTTCGACCAGCATTTCATCGATTACGCGATGAAGCAGAAGCATTATCCAGAACCAGTCATCGATATGGCGGGCCAGACCCGCACCTTCAATCTCGGCGAAAACGGGATCGTCAAACCTGGCGTAGATGAGAACAAGGAATGGATGCGCTGGAACAACTACGGCATCGCTCTGCTCGATGCCCAACAGTATGCGGCATCCGTTCATGCCTTTGAACATGTCGCCGCGCTGCGACCCGACTACGCTGACGCCTTTACCAACATGGCCGTTGTTGAGATTCTCTGGGAAAAATATGATGACGCCCGTCCCAACCTCGCCAAAGCTCTAGCCCTGCTGCCGGACGATCCACGCGCACTGTACTATCGCGCACTCGTCGAGCGCAACGGAGGCCAGGTCAACGAAGCCATCAACGATCTCGAAGCCGTCCTCGTCAAATATCCACGCTCCAAAGACGCTCTGCGCGAACTTGGCTTCAGCTACTACCAGCAGCATAAATATCCCAAAGCCCGCGACATCTACGAACAGCTACAGCGCATTGACCCCGATGATCTCGCCGCGCACTACAACCTTGCCATCCTCTATCGCCGCCTCGGCGAGAAGGAAAAGGCAAGCTTCGAAGCCGCGCGCTTTGCCGACCAGAAAGACGATCCAACCGCCTCGGTCTATGCGCTTGAGTTCCTGCGCAAGCACCCTGAGGTAGCCAGCGAAAGCGTCGTCTGGCATGCCCACGATCTCACCGGCGACCCGATCACCAAACCCGCCAAGATCGACTACACCTATATCCCAGGCGGCGGATGA
- a CDS encoding NADH-quinone oxidoreductase subunit A gives MASNPYFPLAVLFVAALGFGLAPLGLAWLWARVFSPAKPNAVKNAIYECGLESRGDAWVQFRSAYYLYAIIFLIFDVEAIFLLPFAVVFTGLGAGACLAMLVFVLLLAEGLAWAWAKGVLAWA, from the coding sequence ATGGCATCCAACCCTTACTTTCCATTGGCAGTTTTATTTGTTGCGGCGCTGGGCTTCGGGCTGGCTCCACTGGGACTGGCATGGCTGTGGGCCCGGGTGTTTTCTCCGGCAAAGCCAAATGCCGTCAAGAACGCCATTTACGAGTGTGGGCTTGAGTCGCGCGGCGATGCCTGGGTGCAGTTTCGCTCGGCATACTATCTGTATGCGATCATCTTCCTCATCTTTGATGTAGAGGCGATTTTCCTGTTGCCGTTTGCGGTGGTGTTTACAGGGCTGGGCGCTGGTGCGTGCCTGGCGATGCTGGTATTTGTGCTGCTGCTGGCTGAGGGATTGGCCTGGGCATGGGCTAAAGGTGTGCTCGCCTGGGCATAG
- a CDS encoding NADH-quinone oxidoreductase subunit B, with translation MGSGIGAAMAVKPDLKIELGKQGVFVTTISDLYNWGRKNSVWPMQFGLACCAIEMIATTMARYDLARFGAEVFRPSPRQADLMIISGTVTKKMAPQVVRLYNQMAEPKYVIAMGACAISGGPFKQGYNVLKGIDRYIPVDVHIPGCPPRPEALIHAFMTLQAKIDEQPLTGSERPRHLDAEAQGEFPIPVQGAHDLEPPVNRLVWPLPAPAVIGTDAENCG, from the coding sequence ATGGGTTCGGGAATTGGAGCAGCGATGGCGGTTAAGCCTGATTTGAAGATCGAACTCGGCAAGCAGGGCGTCTTTGTAACGACGATCAGCGATCTCTACAACTGGGGGCGCAAGAATTCTGTCTGGCCCATGCAGTTTGGATTGGCCTGTTGCGCTATCGAGATGATTGCGACCACAATGGCCCGGTACGATCTGGCGCGGTTTGGCGCGGAGGTATTTCGTCCTTCGCCGCGGCAGGCGGACCTGATGATCATTTCGGGGACAGTTACCAAGAAGATGGCTCCGCAGGTCGTGCGTCTGTATAACCAGATGGCCGAGCCGAAATATGTGATTGCGATGGGAGCCTGCGCTATCTCTGGCGGCCCGTTCAAACAAGGCTATAACGTGCTGAAGGGCATCGACCGCTACATTCCTGTAGACGTGCATATTCCGGGTTGTCCGCCGCGTCCCGAGGCTTTGATTCATGCCTTCATGACGCTGCAGGCAAAGATCGACGAGCAGCCGCTGACCGGCAGTGAAAGGCCGCGTCATCTCGATGCTGAAGCGCAGGGAGAGTTTCCCATTCCGGTGCAGGGCGCGCATGATCTTGAGCCTCCGGTGAACCGGCTGGTGTGGCCGCTGCCGGCGCCTGCCGTAATTGGCACGGATGCGGAGAACTGCGGATGA
- a CDS encoding NADH-quinone oxidoreductase subunit C, translating to MKSAKEILMAIQSALPGAQVEVVLNPSPSGQHSLRIDPASALAVAVFLREDSELALDYCSNATGVDWPDKEVAEKVKVAKVVEGVEQVVEETIKHVEPGYLEAVYHLFSMKKGPVNEPGPVVLRMRTVNRTDQVKLPSLTPVWRSVEFQEREIFDLFGIVFTGHPDLRRILMWDEFEDHPMRRDYVDPDDYEYEPTPHDEVLKRAEEQKAKAAEVTQ from the coding sequence ATGAAGAGTGCCAAAGAGATCCTCATGGCGATTCAATCTGCATTGCCTGGGGCACAAGTAGAAGTTGTTTTGAATCCGAGTCCATCAGGGCAACATTCGCTGCGGATCGATCCTGCCTCGGCTCTTGCCGTCGCGGTGTTCCTGCGTGAAGACAGCGAGCTTGCACTCGATTACTGTTCCAATGCCACGGGGGTTGATTGGCCGGATAAGGAAGTCGCCGAGAAGGTCAAAGTCGCCAAGGTTGTGGAAGGTGTCGAGCAGGTTGTCGAAGAAACGATCAAGCACGTCGAGCCGGGTTATCTTGAGGCTGTCTACCACCTCTTCTCGATGAAGAAGGGGCCTGTAAACGAGCCAGGGCCGGTAGTTTTGCGTATGCGGACGGTCAATCGTACCGATCAGGTCAAGCTGCCTTCTCTGACTCCGGTGTGGCGTTCGGTGGAGTTTCAGGAACGCGAGATTTTCGATCTTTTTGGCATTGTTTTTACGGGACATCCTGACTTGCGGCGCATCCTCATGTGGGATGAGTTTGAAGATCATCCCATGCGGCGGGATTATGTCGATCCGGATGATTATGAGTACGAGCCGACACCGCATGATGAGGTCTTGAAGCGCGCCGAAGAGCAGAAAGCCAAAGCTGCGGAGGTGACGCAATGA
- a CDS encoding NADH-quinone oxidoreductase subunit D: MTATAFKSYRPPIIEADGDGEVLEVAMGPHHPSTHGVFRMDVALDGERVIRLKPVFGYLHRNHEKIAEKGSYLASMPYTDRLDYFCSLTNNWAYALAVEKLAGLEVPERAEYIRVITAELTRIQNHASAIGFLMQEMGASGTPLMYAFREREKILDLFEELTGSRMMCNYMRFGGCRSELPTGWLEKVKVIVAGFPAFIDEIEALLTSNEILMARAQGVGVLTPELAVNAGITGPMLRAAGVNYDIRKVDHYGIYDRFTFRVPLGDHGDIYDRYMIRVLEMRESIGILEQAIRDIPAGPIMDPKSKIRGFRPKVGEAYGRIEAPKGELGFYLISDGTSNPYRYRVRPPSLINLTVLEDMCLGQNVADVVLIFGSVDIVLGEVDR; encoded by the coding sequence ATGACCGCGACTGCCTTCAAGAGCTATCGGCCTCCCATCATCGAAGCAGATGGCGATGGAGAAGTGCTCGAAGTGGCGATGGGACCGCATCATCCCTCGACGCATGGCGTATTTCGCATGGATGTGGCGCTCGATGGCGAGCGTGTCATCCGGCTCAAGCCTGTCTTTGGCTATCTGCATCGCAATCACGAAAAGATAGCCGAAAAGGGAAGCTATCTTGCCTCGATGCCGTATACAGACCGCCTCGATTATTTTTGCTCGCTGACCAATAACTGGGCCTATGCACTGGCGGTCGAAAAGCTGGCGGGGCTTGAGGTTCCGGAGCGCGCTGAGTACATTCGCGTAATCACGGCAGAGCTGACACGCATTCAAAATCATGCGAGCGCAATCGGCTTTTTGATGCAGGAGATGGGCGCCAGCGGAACGCCGTTGATGTATGCCTTTCGCGAGCGCGAAAAGATTCTCGATCTCTTTGAAGAGCTGACCGGCTCACGCATGATGTGCAACTACATGCGTTTCGGTGGCTGTCGCTCGGAGCTGCCGACGGGCTGGCTGGAAAAAGTAAAGGTTATCGTTGCAGGGTTTCCCGCATTCATCGATGAGATAGAGGCGCTGCTGACGAGCAATGAAATTTTGATGGCGCGGGCGCAGGGAGTCGGTGTACTCACGCCAGAGCTTGCAGTCAATGCCGGAATTACGGGACCGATGCTGCGCGCCGCAGGTGTGAATTACGACATTCGCAAAGTGGATCACTATGGAATCTACGATCGCTTCACGTTCCGCGTGCCGCTTGGCGATCATGGCGATATCTACGATCGCTACATGATTCGCGTACTCGAGATGCGTGAGTCGATCGGGATATTGGAACAGGCGATCCGAGATATTCCCGCAGGTCCGATCATGGACCCGAAGTCGAAGATTCGCGGATTCCGGCCCAAGGTTGGCGAGGCTTACGGACGCATCGAAGCCCCCAAGGGCGAACTGGGTTTTTATCTGATCAGCGATGGCACCAGCAATCCGTATCGATATCGCGTGAGGCCGCCATCCCTGATCAATCTCACGGTGCTTGAGGATATGTGCCTGGGCCAGAATGTTGCCGATGTTGTGTTGATCTTTGGCAGTGTGGACATTGTGCTTGGCGAGGTGGATCGCTAA
- a CDS encoding 4Fe-4S dicluster domain-containing protein yields MLGEGMLKGLAETAKNFAGSFVSKGRLTTVQYPEQRIAPIENTRDFPFLIFDGDDAMAGLRCVACQICEKECPPKCIYITKSADKKPDYVGKAQFYPTRFDIDISVCMSCQICVEVCPFEAIKMDTEFELSTTDRFGGLLLDREQLAKSNEYYNTIHPTEAAEVDARLAEEKAKTEAKAKAAAEAAAAKAASAAAASTAAAIEAPKTKELGV; encoded by the coding sequence ATGTTAGGCGAGGGAATGCTGAAGGGACTGGCTGAAACGGCGAAGAACTTTGCCGGCAGCTTTGTCTCGAAAGGACGTCTGACCACGGTGCAGTATCCCGAGCAGCGCATTGCGCCGATCGAGAATACGCGTGACTTTCCATTCCTGATCTTTGACGGGGACGATGCAATGGCCGGGCTGCGTTGCGTGGCTTGCCAGATATGCGAAAAGGAGTGTCCGCCGAAGTGCATCTACATCACCAAAAGCGCCGATAAGAAGCCTGATTATGTTGGCAAGGCGCAGTTTTATCCGACGCGATTTGATATTGATATTTCGGTATGCATGAGCTGCCAGATTTGTGTGGAAGTGTGTCCGTTTGAAGCGATCAAAATGGATACCGAATTCGAATTGAGCACGACGGATCGCTTTGGCGGTCTGCTGCTCGATCGAGAGCAGCTTGCGAAATCGAACGAATACTACAACACGATTCATCCGACCGAAGCCGCTGAAGTGGATGCAAGATTAGCGGAAGAAAAGGCCAAGACTGAAGCGAAGGCAAAGGCTGCAGCAGAAGCGGCAGCAGCGAAGGCAGCCTCTGCGGCGGCGGCTTCGACTGCAGCAGCGATAGAAGCTCCAAAAACGAAGGAGCTGGGTGTATGA